The Streptomyces sp. NBC_00440 genome contains a region encoding:
- a CDS encoding SGNH/GDSL hydrolase family protein — MTRSRGYALLATLAAVVTLVSVGIFAMVKSPATTVSAGTPSRVSSGVPASGNWTGTWSAAPVGPEPGTPNGLPGSTIRNVVHTSIGGSLTRITLSNLFGTQPLKITEASVSADGSIQAVTFDGRHYVTIPAGGQTISDAARIQIPSNGNVTVSFTTPAPSGPVTYHPHARQISYASLGGHTVETPYWRYLTAVDVLTHEARGSVVVFGDSITDGITSTADTNQRWTDVLATRLAGHYGVLNEGISGNRVLLAGKGQSGLDRFDRDVLGRSGVKSVVFELGINDVLRLPHNVTARQITDGLRKLAQEARARGLHVVGATLMPFGGHLGVTPRLEAVRQQVNATIRAGGVYDSVVDFDRALRDPYAPSRLRPGYDSGDHLHPSDAGYRRMAMTVDLNTLTTSAPASA; from the coding sequence ATGACCAGGAGCCGTGGTTACGCCCTGCTCGCCACGCTTGCGGCAGTGGTGACGCTCGTTTCCGTTGGCATCTTCGCCATGGTGAAATCCCCGGCCACCACGGTCTCCGCCGGAACCCCGTCGCGGGTCTCGTCGGGGGTGCCCGCGTCCGGCAACTGGACGGGCACCTGGTCCGCGGCGCCCGTCGGGCCCGAGCCCGGTACACCGAACGGCCTCCCCGGGAGCACCATCCGTAACGTCGTGCACACCAGCATCGGCGGCTCGCTGACCCGGATCACCCTCTCCAACCTCTTCGGCACCCAGCCGCTGAAGATCACCGAGGCATCCGTCTCGGCCGACGGCTCGATCCAGGCGGTGACGTTCGACGGGCGCCACTACGTCACGATCCCGGCCGGCGGGCAGACCATCAGCGACGCGGCCCGCATCCAGATCCCGAGCAACGGCAATGTGACGGTCTCCTTCACCACCCCGGCGCCGAGCGGCCCGGTCACGTACCACCCGCACGCCCGGCAGATCTCGTACGCCAGCCTCGGCGGCCACACCGTCGAGACGCCCTACTGGCGCTACCTCACCGCCGTGGACGTCCTCACCCACGAGGCCCGCGGCTCGGTCGTGGTCTTCGGCGACTCGATCACCGACGGCATCACCTCCACCGCGGACACCAACCAGCGCTGGACGGACGTACTCGCCACCCGGCTCGCCGGCCACTACGGGGTACTGAACGAGGGCATCAGCGGCAACCGCGTCCTGCTCGCCGGCAAGGGGCAGAGCGGCCTCGACCGCTTCGACCGTGATGTGCTCGGGCGCTCCGGTGTGAAGTCGGTCGTCTTCGAACTCGGCATCAACGACGTCCTGCGGCTGCCGCACAACGTGACCGCACGGCAGATCACCGACGGGCTGCGCAAGCTGGCCCAGGAAGCGCGGGCGCGGGGGCTGCACGTGGTCGGAGCGACGCTGATGCCGTTCGGCGGCCACCTCGGGGTGACTCCGCGGCTGGAGGCCGTACGCCAGCAGGTCAACGCGACCATCAGGGCGGGCGGTGTCTACGACTCGGTGGTCGACTTCGACAGGGCCCTGCGCGACCCGTACGCCCCGAGCAGGCTCCGGCCCGGCTACGACTCCGGCGACCACCTGCACCCGAGCGACGCCGGGTACCGCAGGATGGCGATGACCGTGGACCTGAACACCCTGACCACGTCGGCGCCTGCCAGCGCCTGA
- a CDS encoding ABC transporter ATP-binding protein has translation MDDDFIELEALEKVFDVRRKSGFLRREKHQVRAVDGISFRVPRGEMVGYIGPNGAGKSTTIKMLTGILTPSAGRIRVAGLDPSRERTKLAQRIGVVFGQRTTLWWDLPLRDSYRLAHRMYRIPDDRFRENMDRCVELLDLAELLEVPVRQLSLGQRMRGDIAAALLHDPEVLYLDEPTIGLDVISKAKVRGFLRDLNAELGTTVLLTTHDLTDIEQLCKRVMVIDHGRLMYDGALAGLHEVGESERTLVVDLEQELPPIDIPSARTVRVEGPRQWLAFPASASAAPLVAAVAAAYPLVDLAVREPDIEAVIAKMYADRDFR, from the coding sequence ATGGATGATGACTTCATCGAACTCGAAGCCCTGGAAAAGGTCTTCGACGTACGCCGCAAGTCCGGCTTCCTGCGCAGGGAGAAACACCAGGTCCGCGCCGTCGACGGCATCAGCTTCCGGGTACCCCGGGGCGAGATGGTCGGCTACATCGGTCCGAACGGCGCGGGCAAGTCCACCACCATCAAGATGCTCACCGGCATCCTCACCCCCAGCGCCGGACGCATCCGCGTCGCCGGCCTCGACCCCTCCCGCGAGCGGACGAAGCTCGCGCAGCGCATCGGCGTGGTCTTCGGCCAGCGCACCACCCTCTGGTGGGACCTGCCGCTGCGCGACTCGTACCGGCTGGCCCACCGGATGTACCGCATCCCCGACGACCGGTTCCGCGAGAACATGGACCGCTGTGTCGAACTGCTCGACCTCGCGGAGCTGCTGGAGGTCCCGGTACGACAGCTCTCGCTCGGCCAGCGGATGCGCGGCGACATCGCGGCGGCCCTGCTGCACGATCCGGAGGTCCTCTATCTGGACGAGCCGACGATCGGCCTCGATGTCATATCCAAGGCCAAGGTCCGCGGCTTCCTGCGGGACCTGAACGCCGAGCTCGGCACCACCGTCCTGCTCACCACGCACGACCTGACCGACATCGAGCAGCTCTGCAAGCGGGTGATGGTGATCGACCACGGCCGGCTGATGTACGACGGTGCGCTGGCGGGGCTGCACGAGGTGGGCGAGAGCGAGCGGACCCTGGTGGTGGATCTGGAGCAGGAGCTGCCGCCGATCGACATTCCGTCGGCCCGCACTGTCCGGGTGGAGGGGCCCCGGCAGTGGCTGGCGTTCCCGGCGTCGGCCTCGGCCGCCCCGCTCGTCGCGGCCGTCGCCGCCGCGTACCCGCTGGTCGACCTCGCGGTACGGGAGCCGGACATCGAGGCCGTCATCGCGAAGATGTACGCGGACCGGGACTTCCGGTAG
- a CDS encoding class I SAM-dependent DNA methyltransferase, whose translation MTSSELWTRATADRYDAQENETSSAAVLGPALAFLAELAGDGRALEFAIGTGRVGVPLRERGVPVVGIELSEHMAAVLRRKIDGNTLPVTIGDMATTVVPGEFTLVYLVYNTITNLLTQDEQVECFRNAARHLAPGGRFVIELGVPPLRFLPPGQVAVPFDVSERHLGFDTFDLVQQMLVSHHFTRDGDDGRYRRGNSRHRYAWPAELDLMARIAGLELDRRVTDWDGAPFTQDSTKHISVWRKPA comes from the coding sequence GTGACGAGCAGCGAACTGTGGACCCGCGCGACCGCCGACCGCTACGACGCCCAGGAGAACGAGACGTCTTCGGCCGCCGTTCTCGGACCGGCTCTCGCCTTCCTCGCCGAACTCGCCGGAGATGGCCGGGCCCTGGAGTTCGCCATCGGGACCGGACGAGTGGGCGTCCCGCTCCGGGAACGCGGCGTGCCGGTAGTGGGCATCGAACTGTCCGAGCACATGGCAGCGGTGCTCCGGCGCAAGATCGACGGGAACACCCTCCCCGTAACGATCGGGGACATGGCTACCACCGTCGTCCCCGGCGAGTTCACTCTGGTCTATCTCGTCTACAACACCATCACGAACCTGCTCACGCAGGACGAGCAGGTCGAGTGCTTCCGTAACGCCGCACGTCATCTGGCGCCCGGCGGCCGGTTCGTCATCGAGCTGGGCGTACCACCGCTGCGGTTCCTGCCGCCCGGCCAGGTCGCGGTGCCGTTCGACGTCTCTGAGCGGCATCTCGGCTTCGACACCTTCGACCTGGTCCAACAGATGCTCGTCTCACACCACTTCACCCGGGACGGCGACGACGGCCGCTACCGTCGCGGCAACTCCCGGCACCGGTACGCGTGGCCGGCCGAGCTCGACCTGATGGCACGGATCGCCGGGCTCGAACTGGATCGTCGCGTCACGGACTGGGACGGGGCGCCGTTCACCCAGGACTCCACGAAGCACATCTCCGTGTGGCGCAAGCCGGCCTGA
- a CDS encoding ABC transporter permease: MAEGLRAYWLIAGMWIRSTMAYRASFVMTALGNFAATGLDFAAILLMFSHVNRLGGYSLGEIAFLYGTASSAFGFSDLVMGSMDRLGRRVRDGTLDTLLVRPVPVIAQIAADRFALRRLGRITQGLLVLGYALAVVDVHWTPLKVLMVPVMVISGAVVFSAVFVTGAAFQFWAQDASEVQNSFTYGGATLLQYPPTVFAKDLLRGVTFVIPLAFVNWLPALYVLGRPYPLDLPEWLAFLPPLVAGVCCAAAGVAWRAGLRSYRSTGS; this comes from the coding sequence GTGGCTGAGGGGCTGCGCGCGTACTGGCTGATCGCCGGGATGTGGATCCGCTCGACGATGGCGTACCGGGCGTCGTTCGTGATGACGGCTCTCGGCAACTTCGCGGCGACCGGGCTCGACTTCGCCGCGATCCTGCTGATGTTCTCGCACGTCAACCGGCTCGGCGGCTACTCGCTGGGCGAGATCGCCTTTCTGTACGGGACCGCTTCGAGCGCGTTCGGCTTCTCCGACCTGGTGATGGGCTCGATGGACCGGCTGGGCCGCCGGGTGCGCGACGGGACGCTGGACACCCTCCTGGTGCGCCCCGTCCCGGTGATCGCCCAGATCGCCGCGGACCGCTTCGCCCTGCGCAGGCTGGGCCGGATCACCCAGGGGCTGCTGGTTCTCGGGTACGCCCTGGCGGTCGTCGACGTCCACTGGACGCCGCTGAAGGTCCTGATGGTGCCAGTGATGGTGATCAGCGGCGCGGTGGTCTTCTCCGCGGTGTTCGTGACGGGGGCGGCGTTCCAGTTCTGGGCGCAGGACGCGTCGGAGGTGCAGAACTCCTTCACCTACGGAGGGGCGACGCTGCTTCAGTACCCGCCGACGGTCTTCGCGAAGGACCTGCTGCGCGGGGTGACCTTCGTCATCCCGCTGGCCTTCGTCAACTGGCTGCCCGCGCTGTATGTGCTGGGGCGGCCGTACCCGCTGGACCTGCCGGAGTGGCTGGCGTTCCTGCCGCCGCTGGTGGCGGGGGTGTGCTGTGCGGCGGCAGGAGTGGCGTGGCGGGCGGGGCTCAGGTCGTACCGGAGTACGGGGAGTTAG
- a CDS encoding ABC transporter permease, producing MRLYAVVAAGGFRRFATYRVATAAGVFTNTVFGFIMAYTYIALWDERPHLGGYDQPQALTYVWLGQAMLTTMAFMGGGLEDELIERIRTGDIAIDLYRPADLQLWWMASDLGRAGFQLIGRGVAPMALGALAFHLALPADPFVWLAFLVALLFGVIVSFAIRYLVALSAFWLMDGAGVAQIAGIAGMFFSGMLLPLNLFPGVLGEVARLLPWSVLLQVPADIILGRRTGWDLVSAYAFQLGWAVVLLGAGRLLQSAATRRVVVQGG from the coding sequence ATGCGGCTGTACGCGGTCGTGGCCGCAGGGGGGTTCCGGCGCTTCGCCACCTACCGGGTGGCCACGGCGGCGGGGGTGTTCACCAACACCGTCTTCGGCTTCATCATGGCGTACACATACATCGCGCTCTGGGACGAACGCCCGCACCTGGGCGGCTACGACCAGCCGCAGGCCCTCACCTATGTGTGGCTCGGCCAGGCGATGCTGACGACGATGGCGTTCATGGGCGGCGGCCTGGAGGACGAGCTCATCGAGCGTATCCGCACGGGCGACATCGCGATCGACCTCTACCGCCCCGCCGACCTGCAACTCTGGTGGATGGCAAGCGACTTGGGGCGGGCCGGGTTCCAGCTCATCGGGCGCGGGGTGGCGCCCATGGCGCTGGGGGCGCTCGCGTTCCACCTCGCGCTGCCGGCCGACCCTTTCGTGTGGCTCGCGTTCCTGGTCGCGCTCCTCTTCGGGGTGATTGTCAGCTTCGCGATCCGCTATCTCGTGGCGCTCTCCGCGTTCTGGCTGATGGACGGGGCGGGCGTCGCCCAGATCGCGGGGATCGCCGGGATGTTCTTCTCCGGGATGCTGCTGCCGCTGAACCTCTTCCCCGGGGTGCTGGGCGAGGTGGCCCGGCTGCTGCCCTGGTCGGTGCTGCTCCAGGTGCCGGCCGACATCATCCTGGGCCGGCGGACCGGCTGGGACCTGGTGTCGGCGTACGCCTTCCAGCTCGGCTGGGCCGTGGTGCTGCTCGGCGCCGGGCGGCTGCTCCAGTCCGCCGCGACGCGGAGGGTGGTGGTGCAGGGTGGCTGA
- a CDS encoding transglycosylase domain-containing protein has translation MSDEQAAKKRKRPQRKGWRRLIPTWRMVLGTVLVILVLIIGGLIAGYNLVDIPTANTAATAQSNVYLYSDGTELARDGQVNRESVQLSQIPIGVQHAALSAEDRNFYSESAIDPEAMVRAAWNTVTGKGTQGGSTITQQYVKNYYLGQEQTISRKVKEFFISIKLDREESKNDILAGYLNTSYFGRNAYGIQAAAQAYYGKNIQDIDIAQGAYLASLLNAPSAYDVVVHPGNKGRAEARWNYVLDGMVKKKWLSPGARAKEKFPVPGKVRPSSGLSGQRGYLVQAVKDDLTSNKIIDEDTLATGGYRITTTLQRSKQHALTSAVNDQVNSKLSKSRSADRNVRVGGASVEPDTGKVVAMYGGVDYTKQYVNNATRRDYQVGSTFKPYVFASAVENRSTTQDGRRITPSTIYDGTNHRTVQGPNGSTGYAPGNEDDVSYGRITVSTATDKSVNAVYAQMAEDVGPSKVEQTAIDLGIPKNTPDLNPYPSIALGPATASVLDMSEAYATLAGHGKHGTYTLIEKVTKNGEKLALPKKTTVQGVSRQAADTTTSILKSVVASGTGTAAKSAGRPAAGKTGTAENDKAAWFAGYTPDLSTVISVMGQDPNTGVQKPLYGALGLPRINGGGAPAQIWGQYTGAALAGTPRTPFHLDLQSGARQEPLPTPAKSSASPSASASPSSPSEAPTGPSSAPPSTEPSPTAPEPSETPSSESPGVIGGLTDEGTDTGGDTGGGTTGG, from the coding sequence GTGAGCGACGAGCAAGCGGCCAAGAAGCGCAAGCGCCCCCAACGCAAGGGCTGGCGGCGGCTGATCCCCACCTGGCGGATGGTCCTGGGCACCGTCCTGGTGATCCTCGTACTGATCATCGGGGGGCTCATCGCCGGCTACAACCTCGTCGACATCCCCACCGCCAACACCGCAGCCACCGCGCAGAGCAACGTCTATCTCTACTCCGACGGCACCGAACTGGCCCGCGACGGCCAGGTCAACCGCGAGAGCGTGCAGCTCTCCCAGATCCCCATCGGCGTCCAGCACGCCGCGCTCTCCGCCGAGGACCGCAACTTCTACTCCGAGAGCGCCATCGACCCCGAGGCGATGGTCCGCGCCGCCTGGAACACCGTGACCGGCAAGGGCACCCAGGGCGGCTCGACCATCACCCAGCAGTACGTCAAGAACTACTACCTCGGCCAGGAACAGACCATCAGCCGCAAGGTCAAGGAGTTCTTCATCTCGATCAAGCTCGACCGCGAGGAGAGCAAGAACGACATCCTCGCGGGCTATCTCAACACCAGTTACTTCGGGCGCAACGCCTACGGCATCCAGGCCGCCGCCCAGGCGTACTACGGCAAGAACATCCAGGACATCGACATCGCCCAGGGCGCCTACCTCGCGTCCCTGCTCAATGCCCCCAGCGCGTACGACGTCGTGGTGCACCCCGGGAACAAGGGCCGGGCCGAGGCCCGCTGGAACTACGTACTCGACGGCATGGTCAAGAAGAAGTGGCTCAGCCCCGGGGCTCGCGCCAAGGAGAAGTTCCCGGTGCCCGGAAAGGTCAGGCCCTCGTCCGGCCTCTCCGGACAGCGCGGGTACCTCGTCCAGGCCGTCAAGGACGACCTCACCAGCAACAAGATCATCGACGAGGACACGCTCGCCACCGGCGGCTACCGCATCACCACCACCCTCCAGCGCAGCAAGCAGCACGCGCTCACCAGCGCGGTGAACGACCAGGTGAACAGCAAGCTCAGCAAGAGCCGCAGCGCCGACCGCAACGTCCGCGTCGGCGGCGCATCGGTGGAACCCGACACGGGCAAGGTCGTCGCGATGTACGGCGGCGTCGACTACACGAAGCAGTACGTCAACAACGCCACCCGCCGGGACTACCAGGTCGGTTCCACCTTCAAGCCGTACGTTTTCGCCTCGGCCGTGGAGAACCGCTCGACCACCCAGGACGGGCGCAGGATCACCCCGAGCACCATCTACGACGGCACCAACCACCGCACGGTGCAGGGCCCGAACGGATCGACCGGCTACGCGCCGGGCAACGAGGACGACGTGTCGTACGGCCGCATCACCGTCTCCACCGCCACCGACAAGTCCGTCAACGCGGTGTACGCGCAGATGGCCGAGGACGTCGGCCCGTCCAAGGTCGAGCAGACCGCGATCGACCTCGGCATCCCGAAGAACACCCCCGACCTCAACCCGTACCCCTCCATCGCACTCGGCCCCGCCACCGCCAGCGTGCTGGACATGAGCGAGGCGTACGCGACACTCGCGGGCCACGGCAAGCACGGGACGTACACCCTCATCGAGAAGGTCACCAAGAACGGCGAGAAGCTCGCGCTGCCGAAGAAGACCACCGTCCAGGGCGTCAGCCGCCAGGCCGCGGACACCACCACATCGATCCTGAAGAGCGTCGTCGCGAGCGGCACCGGCACCGCGGCCAAGTCCGCCGGGCGGCCCGCGGCGGGCAAGACCGGCACCGCGGAGAACGACAAGGCCGCCTGGTTCGCCGGATACACCCCGGACCTGTCGACCGTCATCTCCGTGATGGGCCAGGACCCGAACACCGGGGTGCAGAAGCCGCTGTACGGGGCACTCGGCCTGCCCCGCATCAACGGCGGCGGCGCACCCGCGCAGATCTGGGGCCAGTACACGGGGGCCGCACTCGCGGGCACCCCGCGCACCCCCTTCCACCTCGACCTCCAGTCGGGTGCGCGCCAGGAACCGCTGCCCACCCCGGCCAAGAGCTCCGCATCCCCCTCGGCATCGGCTTCGCCCTCATCGCCGAGCGAGGCACCGACCGGACCGTCGTCCGCACCGCCGAGCACCGAGCCCTCTCCGACGGCCCCGGAGCCGTCGGAGACCCCCAGCAGCGAGAGCCCCGGCGTGATCGGCGGGCTGACGGACGAAGGCACGGACACCGGCGGCGACACAGGGGGCGGCACCACCGGTGGCTGA
- a CDS encoding GDSL-type esterase/lipase family protein, which translates to MNSPHPDAPNDRHSDAAPISTPITADLLKGALDLERTEHGLLPHRLPARARAQCSDGQLAMAEAQPSGVRLAIRTRATTVELDTLRTKMAYQGAPPRPDGLYDLLVDGRLTDRASGTGGNVQLVDLATGSAETRPGPVGTVRFTGLAAGLKDIEIWLPYNEVTELVALRTDAPVEPVPDSGRKVWLHHGSSISHGSNAESSTTTWPALAASLGDAELINIGLGGSALLDPFTARALRDTPADLISVKIGINIVNADLMRLRAFAPAVHGFLDTIREGHPTTPLLVVSPIHCPIHEDTPGPCAPDFSGGTVEFRAIGDPAERAAGKLTLTIIRAELSRIVEQRAADDPNLHYLDGNQLYGEADSAELPLPDQLHPDAETHRRIGERFAALAFGTGGPFTARRT; encoded by the coding sequence ATGAACTCCCCGCACCCCGACGCGCCCAACGACCGGCACAGCGACGCCGCCCCGATCAGCACGCCCATCACCGCGGACCTGTTGAAGGGCGCCCTCGACCTGGAACGCACCGAGCACGGCCTCCTGCCGCACCGACTGCCCGCCCGGGCCCGCGCTCAGTGCTCCGACGGGCAGCTGGCCATGGCGGAGGCCCAGCCGTCCGGCGTGCGACTGGCCATCCGCACCCGGGCCACCACCGTCGAACTGGACACGCTCCGCACCAAGATGGCCTACCAGGGCGCCCCGCCCCGCCCCGACGGGCTGTACGACCTGCTCGTCGACGGCCGCCTGACCGACCGGGCGAGCGGGACGGGCGGCAACGTACAGCTGGTGGACTTGGCCACCGGTTCCGCGGAGACCCGGCCCGGCCCGGTCGGCACCGTCCGGTTCACCGGTCTGGCCGCCGGGCTCAAGGACATCGAGATCTGGCTGCCGTACAACGAGGTCACCGAACTGGTCGCGCTGCGCACCGACGCCCCCGTCGAGCCCGTGCCGGACAGCGGCCGCAAGGTGTGGCTGCACCACGGCAGTTCGATCAGCCATGGCTCCAACGCCGAGAGTTCCACCACGACATGGCCGGCGCTGGCCGCCTCGCTCGGCGACGCGGAGCTCATCAACATCGGGCTCGGCGGCAGCGCCCTGCTCGACCCGTTCACGGCCCGCGCCTTGCGGGACACCCCGGCGGACCTGATCAGCGTCAAGATCGGCATCAACATCGTCAACGCCGACCTGATGCGGCTGCGCGCCTTCGCCCCGGCCGTGCACGGCTTCCTCGACACGATCCGCGAGGGACACCCCACCACACCGTTGCTGGTCGTCTCGCCGATCCACTGCCCCATCCATGAGGACACCCCGGGCCCCTGCGCCCCGGACTTCAGCGGGGGGACGGTGGAGTTCCGGGCCATCGGTGACCCGGCCGAGCGCGCCGCCGGGAAGCTGACGCTCACCATCATCCGTGCGGAACTCTCCCGCATCGTGGAGCAGCGGGCGGCCGACGACCCCAACCTGCACTACCTCGACGGCAACCAGCTCTACGGCGAGGCGGACTCCGCCGAACTGCCGCTGCCCGACCAGCTCCACCCGGACGCCGAGACCCACCGTCGCATCGGCGAACGCTTCGCCGCGCTGGCCTTCGGCACGGGCGGACCGTTCACGGCCCGCCGCACTTGA
- a CDS encoding DMT family transporter, with product MAWILLVVAGLLEVAWSIGMKYTEGFTRLWPSLFTGAGIVASMLLLSQAAKTLPIGTAYGVWVGIGAAGAAVLGMVVLGEPATAARIFFVCLLLVAVVGLKATSGH from the coding sequence ATGGCCTGGATTCTGCTCGTCGTCGCCGGTCTGCTCGAAGTGGCCTGGTCGATCGGGATGAAGTACACCGAAGGTTTTACGAGGCTGTGGCCCAGCCTCTTCACCGGCGCGGGCATTGTCGCGTCCATGCTGCTGCTGTCGCAGGCGGCCAAAACCCTGCCGATCGGTACGGCGTACGGCGTCTGGGTGGGGATCGGCGCGGCCGGTGCGGCGGTGCTCGGCATGGTCGTCCTGGGGGAGCCGGCCACCGCCGCCCGGATCTTCTTCGTCTGCCTGCTGCTGGTCGCGGTCGTCGGCCTGAAGGCGACGTCCGGGCATTAG
- a CDS encoding GroES family chaperonin, giving the protein MSENTHDDKLPIRMLHDRVLVKSDSPEGERRSGGGILIPATAAVGKRLAWAEVVAVGQNVRTVVPGDRVLYDPEDRAEVEVRGVAYVLMRERDLHAVASERVSEDSTGLYL; this is encoded by the coding sequence GTGAGCGAGAACACCCACGACGACAAGCTGCCCATCCGGATGCTGCACGACCGCGTGCTGGTCAAGTCCGACAGCCCGGAGGGCGAGCGCCGCTCCGGCGGCGGCATCCTGATCCCGGCCACCGCCGCCGTCGGCAAGCGGCTGGCCTGGGCCGAGGTGGTGGCGGTCGGGCAGAACGTCCGGACCGTGGTGCCGGGGGACCGGGTGCTGTACGACCCGGAGGACCGGGCCGAGGTGGAGGTGCGGGGTGTGGCGTACGTCCTGATGCGGGAGCGCGATCTGCACGCGGTGGCTTCGGAGCGGGTGTCCGAGGACTCCACCGGTCTGTATCTGTAG
- a CDS encoding DUF3618 domain-containing protein: MSDATDARTPAQIEADIETRRADLADTLDEIGVRLHPSTIVGDARAKVTSAVDQTAGRAFVALNRAANGVRAQFVTEDGAPRLERVIPVALLTVGVVGLCVTAKRRRSC; encoded by the coding sequence GTGTCGGATGCCACGGATGCCAGGACCCCGGCGCAGATCGAGGCGGACATCGAGACCCGGCGCGCGGATCTCGCGGACACGCTGGACGAGATCGGCGTGCGGCTGCACCCCAGCACGATCGTGGGAGACGCCAGGGCCAAGGTCACATCGGCCGTCGACCAGACCGCGGGGCGCGCGTTCGTCGCGCTGAACCGGGCGGCGAACGGCGTGCGGGCGCAGTTCGTGACGGAGGACGGCGCACCTCGGCTGGAGCGCGTGATTCCGGTGGCGCTGCTCACGGTGGGCGTGGTGGGTCTCTGCGTAACGGCGAAGCGGCGGCGGAGCTGCTGA
- the bcp gene encoding thioredoxin-dependent thiol peroxidase has product MSERLQPGDTAPDFALPDADGNEISLAAHRGRKVIVYFYPAALTPGCTKQACDFTDNLDFLAGAGYDVIGVSPDKPEKLAKFREKESLKVTLVGDPSKETLAAYGAFGEKKLYGKTVTGVIRSTLVIDENGKVEHAFYNVKATGHVAKIIKDLGL; this is encoded by the coding sequence ATGAGCGAGCGACTGCAGCCCGGCGACACCGCCCCCGACTTCGCCCTGCCCGACGCGGACGGCAACGAGATCTCACTCGCCGCACACCGAGGCCGCAAAGTCATCGTGTACTTCTACCCGGCGGCACTCACCCCTGGATGCACCAAGCAGGCCTGCGACTTCACGGATAATCTGGACTTCCTGGCCGGCGCCGGATACGACGTCATCGGCGTCTCGCCGGACAAGCCGGAGAAACTCGCGAAATTCCGCGAGAAGGAGTCCCTCAAGGTCACGCTGGTCGGCGACCCGTCCAAGGAGACCCTCGCCGCGTACGGCGCGTTCGGAGAGAAGAAGCTCTACGGCAAAACGGTGACCGGGGTCATCAGGTCGACGCTCGTCATCGACGAGAACGGGAAGGTCGAACACGCTTTCTATAACGTCAAGGCGACCGGCCACGTAGCCAAAATCATCAAGGATCTCGGCCTCTGA